From a region of the Synechococcus sp. PCC 7502 genome:
- the bioB gene encoding biotin synthase BioB codes for MISIERVTEIYFTPLNSLIFEAQGIHRQYHDANTVQMCTLSNIKSGNCPEDCKYCPQSARYKADISEYGLLSVEEVLSQAQLAKANGSTRLCMGAAWRQVKDGEDFEQILKMVEGVASLGMEACVTLGMLREDQAQRLAKAGLTAYNHNLDTSEKFYPEIISTRAYGDRLETIKNVAAAGIQVCCGGIVGMGETDSDRIELLHTLANLNPQPDSVPINALSPVEGTPLGNMPIIDPIILVRMIATARILMPMAMVRLSAGRNQLSVSDQALCFLAGANSIFSSEKLLTTTNPSLDQDAEMFAKLGIAAMT; via the coding sequence TTGATTTCTATAGAGCGTGTCACCGAAATTTATTTTACCCCTCTTAACTCTCTGATATTTGAGGCGCAAGGTATTCATCGTCAGTACCATGATGCTAATACTGTGCAGATGTGTACTCTATCGAATATTAAGTCAGGGAACTGTCCTGAAGATTGTAAATATTGCCCTCAAAGTGCTAGGTATAAAGCGGATATTTCGGAATATGGATTGCTCTCTGTAGAAGAAGTACTAAGTCAGGCACAGTTGGCAAAGGCTAATGGTTCTACCCGACTATGTATGGGAGCCGCATGGCGACAGGTCAAAGATGGAGAAGACTTTGAGCAGATCTTAAAAATGGTGGAAGGCGTTGCTAGTTTAGGTATGGAAGCTTGTGTCACCTTGGGAATGCTGCGGGAAGATCAAGCTCAACGACTAGCAAAAGCGGGTTTAACTGCGTACAATCATAACCTTGACACATCAGAAAAATTTTATCCCGAAATTATTAGTACTAGAGCCTATGGCGATCGCCTAGAAACAATCAAAAATGTGGCAGCCGCAGGTATTCAAGTTTGTTGTGGTGGTATTGTCGGTATGGGTGAAACAGATAGCGATCGCATTGAACTACTGCACACCTTAGCTAACCTCAATCCTCAGCCCGACTCGGTTCCAATTAATGCCCTTTCGCCCGTAGAGGGAACCCCTTTAGGAAATATGCCGATCATTGATCCGATAATTTTGGTGCGGATGATTGCCACTGCGCGTATTTTAATGCCCATGGCAATGGTGAGATTGTCCGCAGGTCGTAACCAATTAAGCGTCAGCGATCAGGCATTATGTTTCCTAGCAGGTGCTAATTCCATTTTTAGCAGTGAGAAACTGTTAACCACGACTAATCCCAGTCTAGATCAAGATGCTGAAATGTTTGCAAAGTTAGGAATAGCGGCAATGACGTAA
- the thrB gene encoding homoserine kinase: MTSFVVAVPATTGNLGAGFDCLGAALSLYNRFEFALASELEIKASGVYGKSVARDESNLIYTSLVKFFKYIDRPIPALSLNIEANIPMARGLGSSATAIVGGIVGGNLLAGSPCTQRQLLDLAIAIEGHPDNVAAAMLGGCQLSATRLDGSWEICAIAWHPEVAIAVAIPNFELSTSEARAVLPQTVPMADAIFNASHLAFLTQALTKGNPQWLQTALQDRLHQPYRESLIVGLKEVEKAAIAFGAYGMVVSGAGPTLLAIGHPRNIEGIANGMVKAWQSVNIVATKKVLSIATSGTTCTVN, from the coding sequence ATGACTTCTTTTGTAGTTGCTGTCCCTGCCACCACTGGAAATCTTGGGGCTGGTTTTGATTGTCTTGGGGCGGCTTTAAGTTTATACAACAGGTTTGAATTTGCTTTAGCTTCTGAATTAGAAATCAAGGCATCAGGAGTTTATGGTAAGTCAGTGGCAAGGGATGAGAGTAATTTAATTTACACCAGCCTAGTCAAGTTTTTTAAGTATATAGATCGCCCGATTCCAGCCTTATCCCTTAATATTGAAGCAAATATTCCCATGGCACGGGGGTTAGGTAGTTCTGCTACAGCAATTGTCGGGGGCATTGTCGGGGGCAATTTGTTGGCAGGTTCACCCTGTACCCAACGGCAGCTTTTAGACTTAGCGATCGCCATAGAAGGACATCCTGATAATGTGGCTGCGGCAATGTTGGGGGGATGTCAGTTATCGGCAACAAGATTAGATGGTAGTTGGGAGATTTGTGCTATTGCTTGGCATCCAGAGGTGGCGATCGCTGTGGCAATTCCCAATTTTGAACTATCGACATCCGAGGCTAGAGCCGTTTTACCTCAAACAGTACCCATGGCTGATGCGATTTTTAATGCTTCCCATTTAGCTTTTCTAACTCAAGCCTTAACTAAGGGTAATCCCCAGTGGTTACAGACTGCGCTACAGGATCGCCTCCATCAGCCCTATCGCGAAAGTTTAATTGTGGGCTTAAAAGAGGTTGAAAAAGCAGCGATCGCCTTTGGAGCTTACGGCATGGTAGTTAGTGGGGCAGGACCAACCCTATTGGCAATTGGTCATCCGCGTAATATTGAAGGAATTGCAAATGGCATGGTTAAAGCTTGGCAATCAGTAAATATTGTAGCCACCAAAAAAGTGTTATCCATTGCCACCAGTGGCACTACTTGTACTGTAAATTAG
- the smpB gene encoding SsrA-binding protein SmpB, whose amino-acid sequence MSGYNHIFADNRQARFNYEILEVYEAGIELTGTEVKSIKSGLANLRDAYGIVRKGEILILNMYVSPHKTTSLIFNHEPTRTRKLLMHKQEIRKLIGKVEQRGLTLIPLKLHLKNGWIKVDLALAKNKKLHDKREDIKKREDKRDIARAMKFN is encoded by the coding sequence ATGAGTGGATACAATCATATATTTGCCGATAACCGCCAAGCTAGGTTTAACTATGAAATCCTAGAAGTCTATGAAGCGGGAATTGAATTAACTGGAACCGAAGTAAAATCGATTAAATCTGGATTGGCTAATCTTCGAGATGCCTATGGAATTGTGCGTAAGGGCGAAATTCTGATCCTCAATATGTATGTTTCTCCCCATAAGACGACTAGCTTAATTTTTAACCATGAGCCAACTCGAACGCGCAAGTTACTCATGCATAAGCAAGAAATTCGGAAACTGATTGGCAAAGTAGAGCAAAGGGGGTTAACCTTAATTCCCCTCAAACTGCATCTTAAAAATGGTTGGATTAAGGTTGATCTAGCATTAGCCAAAAACAAAAAACTCCATGATAAGCGTGAGGATATTAAGAAACGGGAAGATAAGCGTGATATTGCTAGGGCTATGAAGTTTAATTAA
- a CDS encoding Fur family transcriptional regulator, with protein MTSATTDYTPEILRAELNAKGWRMTPQREVILNTFKNLPEGQHLSAEDLYNRLKDQGEDISLSTIYRTVKMMARMGILRELELTEDHKHYEINQPRPHHHHHLVCVKTNAVIEFKNDKILEISQKVAEKYGYKVLDCQLTIIGISPEGQRSIF; from the coding sequence CAGATTACACTCCTGAAATTCTTAGGGCTGAACTTAATGCTAAAGGTTGGCGAATGACTCCACAACGAGAAGTAATCTTAAATACATTTAAAAACCTACCTGAAGGACAACATCTAAGTGCAGAAGATCTATATAATCGTCTCAAAGACCAAGGAGAAGATATTAGCCTCTCGACGATTTACCGTACTGTCAAAATGATGGCAAGGATGGGAATTTTGCGGGAACTAGAACTTACTGAGGATCATAAGCATTATGAAATCAATCAACCTCGTCCCCATCACCATCATCACCTCGTCTGTGTTAAGACTAATGCTGTAATTGAGTTTAAGAACGACAAAATCTTAGAAATCAGCCAAAAAGTTGCCGAAAAGTATGGCTATAAGGTTTTAGACTGTCAGCTAACTATTATTGGGATTAGCCCCGAAGGGCAGCGCTCCATTTTTTAA